The following proteins are co-located in the Streptococcus downei MFe28 genome:
- a CDS encoding RidA family protein, giving the protein MKTFHTEKAPKALGPYVQAKQAGNLLFASGQVPLSPETGQVVGDTIEEQTRQVLKNIGAILEAAGTDFDHVVKTTCFLSDINDFTAFNEVYATAFKEEFPARSCVEVARLPKDVKVEVEVIAELA; this is encoded by the coding sequence ATGAAAACCTTCCATACCGAAAAAGCGCCCAAGGCCCTCGGCCCTTATGTTCAAGCCAAGCAAGCTGGCAATCTCCTCTTTGCCTCTGGCCAAGTTCCCCTCTCACCTGAAACAGGTCAAGTGGTGGGGGACACGATTGAAGAGCAGACCCGGCAGGTCCTGAAAAATATCGGGGCTATCTTGGAAGCCGCTGGAACTGATTTTGACCATGTGGTCAAGACCACCTGTTTCCTGAGTGACATCAATGATTTCACAGCCTTCAATGAAGTTTACGCGACAGCCTTCAAGGAAGAATTTCCAGCCCGCTCCTGTGTGGAAGTGGCCCGTCTGCCAAAGGACGTCAAGGTTGAAGTCGAAGTGATAGCAGAACTTGCCTAA
- a CDS encoding iron-containing alcohol dehydrogenase family protein, giving the protein MTTTVMANYSVGEDCYQEIPQVLKPYSIKSVVLIGGKRALGATEDEVRAVLDKAGIEVTGSFVYGVDSTQTNIDKLVANPAVQKAQAIFGFGGGRALDTTKMVAKALDKPTFTFPTICSNCSAGTAIAVVYKDDHSVLRYGYPDSPLHIFINTRVISQAPSKYFWAGIGDGISKAPEVEHAVAEAKKRGLTDLPHTASLGYAVALSSKDAFYHYGRQGLEDVKNQKNSKAVEEIALDIVVSTGYASNLVNQPDFYYNSCHAHAFYNGTTAVPRQGEYLHGVVVSYGVLVLHAYFDEQEELERVAKFNKSLGLPTTLKELGLSQADVPKIVEVALTTNEYKNTPFDAEKFAQAILSVDQLGQKLA; this is encoded by the coding sequence ATGACGACGACAGTAATGGCCAATTATAGTGTCGGTGAGGATTGTTACCAAGAAATACCTCAGGTGCTTAAGCCCTATAGTATCAAGAGCGTTGTCCTGATTGGTGGAAAACGGGCTCTTGGGGCAACCGAGGATGAGGTGCGTGCCGTTCTGGATAAGGCTGGCATTGAAGTGACGGGAAGCTTTGTCTATGGAGTGGACTCCACCCAAACCAATATTGATAAGTTGGTTGCTAATCCTGCCGTACAAAAAGCCCAGGCTATCTTTGGTTTTGGTGGTGGGAGAGCCTTGGACACGACCAAGATGGTCGCCAAAGCGCTGGATAAGCCCACCTTTACCTTCCCAACCATTTGCTCCAACTGTTCTGCAGGAACAGCCATAGCTGTGGTCTACAAGGATGATCACTCGGTTCTTCGTTACGGTTACCCAGATTCTCCCTTGCATATCTTCATCAATACTCGTGTCATTTCTCAAGCTCCTAGTAAGTATTTCTGGGCTGGCATTGGTGATGGGATTTCCAAGGCGCCAGAAGTGGAGCATGCAGTAGCAGAGGCTAAGAAGAGGGGCTTGACCGACCTGCCCCATACAGCTAGCTTGGGCTATGCTGTTGCCTTATCTTCTAAAGATGCCTTCTATCATTATGGTAGGCAAGGTCTGGAAGATGTTAAAAATCAGAAAAACTCTAAGGCCGTTGAAGAGATTGCTCTGGACATTGTCGTGTCAACGGGCTATGCCTCAAACTTAGTCAACCAGCCTGATTTTTACTACAATTCTTGCCATGCCCATGCTTTTTACAATGGGACAACGGCTGTGCCACGTCAGGGTGAATACCTGCACGGGGTTGTGGTTTCCTATGGTGTCTTAGTTCTTCATGCCTATTTTGACGAACAAGAAGAATTGGAAAGGGTAGCCAAGTTCAATAAATCTCTTGGCCTACCAACCACCCTCAAGGAATTGGGGCTAAGTCAGGCTGATGTTCCAAAGATTGTTGAGGTGGCTCTGACGACCAATGAATACAAAAATACTCCTTTTGATGCTGAAAAATTTGCCCAAGCCATTCTAAGTGTTGACCAACTCGGACAAAAACTAGCCTAA
- a CDS encoding YbhB/YbcL family Raf kinase inhibitor-like protein, whose amino-acid sequence MQIRTKFKNNVLPHSYGKKADEKDILMGNPVRSFPFEVENLPRGTKYLAFSLVDYDAIPVCSFPWIHWLGANLSVSGSSYSVPEDLSRNTGAEFVQGKNSFSSPLLGEDFSEIATLFVGPTPPDKDHRYTLTVYALSEPVNLQEGFYLNQLLDAVSDKILSSAQINLIGQF is encoded by the coding sequence ATGCAAATTAGAACGAAATTTAAGAACAATGTATTACCGCATTCTTATGGCAAAAAGGCTGATGAGAAAGATATTTTGATGGGAAATCCCGTACGGTCATTCCCCTTTGAGGTAGAAAATTTGCCTAGAGGAACCAAATATTTAGCCTTTTCACTGGTTGATTATGATGCCATTCCAGTTTGTTCATTTCCGTGGATTCATTGGTTAGGTGCTAATTTATCTGTGAGTGGAAGCAGTTATTCGGTTCCTGAAGATTTAAGTCGTAATACAGGTGCTGAATTTGTTCAAGGAAAAAACAGTTTCTCTAGTCCACTTTTGGGAGAAGATTTTTCAGAAATCGCAACTTTATTCGTAGGTCCAACACCACCTGACAAAGATCATAGATACACACTTACTGTTTATGCACTTTCAGAACCAGTCAATCTTCAAGAAGGATTTTATCTGAATCAGCTATTGGATGCAGTTTCTGATAAAATTTTATCTAGTGCTCAGATCAATTTGATTGGTCAGTTTTAA
- a CDS encoding DUF1003 domain-containing protein encodes MPEDKLVYDALNQQPYHLTEGVFLSEIDGQLKNLIKHDHPQLTDEDFISNKILLHYRLIFLDKTIERAQVKNDYIRETVYDVTKKGDYQTLDVQEALDRKVTFGQRIADDVARFGGSWTFIISFTLFMAIWMAINVYKPFGIQFDAYPFILLNLALSTLAAIQAPLIMMSQNRASDYDRLQAKNDFNVNKKSEEGVRLLHTKLDHLVQQDQSDLLQVQKLQTQILASITQQLDDLQKTNYELREQLATKD; translated from the coding sequence ATGCCAGAAGACAAGCTCGTTTATGACGCCTTAAACCAACAACCCTATCATTTAACTGAAGGGGTCTTTTTATCGGAGATTGATGGCCAGCTAAAAAATTTGATTAAGCATGACCATCCCCAACTGACTGATGAAGATTTCATCTCCAATAAGATCTTGCTCCACTATCGTCTGATTTTCCTGGATAAGACCATCGAACGCGCCCAGGTGAAAAATGACTATATTCGCGAGACGGTCTATGATGTCACGAAAAAAGGTGACTACCAGACTCTGGATGTCCAAGAGGCTTTGGATCGCAAGGTCACTTTTGGCCAAAGAATTGCCGATGATGTGGCTCGGTTTGGTGGTTCTTGGACCTTCATCATCAGCTTCACCCTCTTCATGGCTATTTGGATGGCGATTAATGTCTACAAACCTTTTGGAATCCAGTTTGATGCCTACCCCTTTATCCTTTTGAACTTGGCCCTATCGACACTGGCGGCCATTCAGGCGCCTCTAATTATGATGAGTCAGAACAGGGCTAGCGATTATGATCGTTTACAGGCCAAGAATGACTTTAATGTCAATAAAAAATCCGAAGAAGGCGTTCGACTCCTGCACACCAAGCTGGACCACTTGGTTCAACAAGACCAGTCAGACCTCCTGCAAGTGCAAAAATTACAAACTCAAATATTGGCCTCAATCACCCAGCAATTGGATGATTTACAAAAGACCAATTATGAGCTTAGGGAGCAACTGGCCACTAAAGATT
- a CDS encoding LysR family transcriptional regulator: MNLDWYYTFLILAKHLNYRKASEELFLTEPTLHQQIKKLEKHIQVKLFETIGRRLTLTTTGKEFIPIAERLIKTYEDGIKTIQLKDRNLSKQLDIAVSPYISTYLLPKFLPAFLQKHPDIKITISVVARNMTLALENNQFDIGIDREVPFTKNLYTEKICEGKIALFLPKSDTGLEEIELFQKYQVLSDNHPHYWDSLKEEIKSLVPETEFLAIKDIPITEKLIEMEQGISYLPLYLKNDFQSDIAYQLPQAVTTPVSFTYLMHRKENKEIAIFKQEFIDFINLEQSKI, from the coding sequence ATGAATTTAGACTGGTATTATACTTTTCTTATTCTTGCTAAACATTTGAACTACCGAAAAGCAAGTGAGGAGCTTTTTTTAACTGAGCCGACCCTACACCAGCAAATCAAAAAACTTGAAAAACACATACAAGTTAAATTATTTGAAACCATTGGTAGACGGTTAACTCTAACAACCACCGGAAAAGAGTTTATACCTATTGCTGAACGACTTATAAAAACCTATGAAGATGGAATAAAAACAATTCAATTAAAAGATAGGAATCTATCCAAGCAACTCGATATCGCTGTCTCCCCTTATATCTCGACATACCTCTTACCAAAATTTTTACCAGCATTTCTTCAGAAGCACCCAGATATAAAAATAACTATTTCAGTAGTAGCACGAAATATGACTTTAGCTCTTGAAAACAACCAATTTGATATTGGTATTGATAGAGAGGTGCCATTCACAAAGAATCTCTATACTGAAAAAATCTGCGAAGGTAAAATTGCTCTATTTTTACCAAAGTCTGATACAGGTCTCGAAGAAATAGAATTATTTCAAAAATATCAGGTGCTATCTGATAATCACCCTCATTACTGGGATTCTCTAAAGGAGGAGATTAAATCTTTAGTCCCAGAGACTGAATTTTTAGCTATTAAAGATATACCAATAACGGAAAAGTTGATTGAAATGGAGCAAGGTATCTCTTATCTTCCACTCTACCTGAAAAATGACTTTCAATCTGACATTGCTTATCAACTCCCTCAAGCAGTAACCACTCCTGTCTCCTTTACTTACTTAATGCACCGAAAAGAGAACAAGGAAATAGCTATTTTTAAACAAGAATTTATCGACTTTATCAATCTGGAACAAAGTAAAATATAG
- the asnS gene encoding asparagine--tRNA ligase — MSKELVSIIDVKDHLGQEVTIGAWVANKSGKGKLAFLQLRDGTAFFQGVAFKPNFIEKYGEEEGLEKFNQIKHLSQETSVLVTGTIKEDDRSKFGYEMDVIDVEVIGQSHDYPITPKEHGTDFLMDNRHLWLRSRKQMAIMQIRNAIIYATYDFFDKNGFIKFDSPILSGNAAEDSTELFETDYFGTPAYLSQSGQLYLEAGAMALGRVFDFGPVFRAEKSKTRRHLTEFWMMDAEYSFLNHDQSMDLQEAYVKALIQGVLDKAPHALEILERDVDLLKSYIEKPFKRVSYDEAIDLLQAHENDPDTDYDHLEHGDDFGSPHETWISNYFGVPTFVVNYPASFKAFYMKPVPGNPDRVLCADLLAPEGYGEIIGGSMREDDYDALVAKMDALEMDKSEYEFYLDLRKYGSVPHGGFGIGIERMVTFVAGTKHIREAIPFPRMLHRIKP, encoded by the coding sequence ATGTCAAAAGAGCTCGTATCAATTATTGATGTTAAAGACCACCTTGGTCAAGAAGTTACCATCGGTGCCTGGGTGGCTAATAAGTCAGGTAAAGGAAAATTAGCCTTCCTCCAATTGCGCGATGGCACGGCCTTTTTCCAGGGCGTGGCCTTCAAGCCTAATTTTATTGAAAAGTACGGCGAGGAAGAAGGACTGGAAAAATTCAACCAAATCAAGCACCTGAGCCAGGAAACCTCTGTCCTAGTGACTGGTACCATTAAAGAAGATGACCGCTCCAAGTTTGGTTATGAAATGGATGTGATCGATGTTGAAGTAATCGGCCAGTCCCATGACTATCCCATTACTCCTAAGGAGCACGGAACCGACTTCCTCATGGATAACCGTCACCTCTGGCTACGCTCTCGCAAGCAAATGGCCATCATGCAAATCCGCAATGCCATCATCTATGCGACCTACGATTTCTTTGATAAGAATGGATTCATCAAGTTTGATAGCCCTATCCTGTCGGGAAATGCAGCAGAAGACTCAACGGAACTTTTTGAAACCGACTACTTCGGGACACCAGCCTATCTCAGCCAATCTGGCCAGCTTTACCTTGAAGCCGGTGCCATGGCTCTAGGTCGGGTCTTTGACTTCGGCCCTGTTTTCCGGGCAGAAAAATCCAAGACCCGCCGTCACCTGACCGAGTTCTGGATGATGGATGCGGAGTATTCCTTCCTCAACCATGACCAGTCAATGGATTTGCAAGAAGCCTATGTTAAGGCCCTCATTCAAGGTGTTTTGGACAAGGCTCCCCACGCCCTAGAAATCTTGGAGCGCGATGTGGACTTGCTCAAGAGCTACATTGAAAAGCCCTTCAAACGAGTTTCCTATGATGAGGCTATCGACCTTTTGCAAGCGCACGAAAATGATCCCGATACGGACTACGACCACCTGGAACATGGGGACGACTTTGGATCCCCTCATGAAACTTGGATTTCCAACTACTTTGGAGTGCCAACCTTCGTGGTCAACTACCCAGCCAGCTTCAAGGCCTTCTACATGAAGCCAGTTCCTGGCAATCCTGACCGAGTTCTCTGTGCCGACCTCTTGGCACCAGAAGGCTACGGCGAAATCATCGGTGGCTCCATGCGGGAAGATGACTACGATGCCTTAGTTGCCAAGATGGATGCCCTTGAAATGGACAAGTCAGAATACGAATTCTATCTAGACTTGCGTAAGTACGGTTCCGTCCCTCATGGTGGCTTCGGAATTGGTATCGAACGGATGGTCACCTTTGTCGCCGGCACCAAACACATCCGCGAAGCCATCCCCTTCCCACGGATGCTGCACCGGATTAAACCATAA